The Pedobacter mucosus genome window below encodes:
- a CDS encoding TldD/PmbA family protein: MKRKDFLYLSGMGMGALMLPNLSAFGTPIDPLQALDGVDVRIKKELADVALNAAKSKGASYADIRIGRYLNQFVATREKQVQGVANTESYGVGIRVLADGCWGFAATNNVTKDAIAKAAEQAVAVAKANAKIQGEPVQLAPQKGYGEVSWKTPIEINSFEVPVKEKVDLLLNVNDIALQNGANFVNSVIFAVNEQKYFASTDGSYIDQDVHRIYPNFNVTKIDRASGQFKTRNSLSSPMGKGYEYMHARPEDKVSGIVTRYKGRYDMLEDVKEAARVASEKIKAKSVEPGKYDLVLDPSHLWLTIHESVGHPTELDRVLGYEANYAGTSFLTLDKWESKKFKFGSDKVNIVADKTQVGSLGAVGYDDEGVKCKKWDLIKDGVLVNYQAIRDQAHIIGLTESQGCCYSQGWDDVQFQRMANVSLQPGKEKLSVDDMIKNVEKGIYIIGDGSFSIDQQRYNFQFGGQIFYEIKEGKIVGMLNDVSYQANTQEFWNSCNAVCDESDYRLGGSFNDGKGQPSQSSAVSHGSSTARFNGVNVINTARKI, encoded by the coding sequence TTGAAAAGAAAAGACTTCCTCTATTTATCCGGAATGGGTATGGGTGCTTTGATGCTTCCAAACCTCTCCGCATTCGGAACTCCAATAGATCCTTTACAGGCGCTGGATGGAGTTGACGTTAGAATTAAAAAAGAACTGGCCGATGTTGCACTTAACGCAGCAAAATCAAAAGGTGCAAGTTATGCAGATATCCGTATCGGCCGTTACTTAAATCAGTTTGTGGCCACCCGCGAAAAACAAGTTCAAGGTGTTGCAAACACAGAATCTTACGGTGTAGGTATTCGTGTTTTGGCAGACGGGTGTTGGGGTTTCGCCGCCACCAATAATGTAACTAAAGATGCCATTGCTAAAGCTGCAGAACAAGCAGTCGCCGTTGCAAAAGCAAATGCTAAAATTCAGGGCGAACCCGTGCAGTTAGCACCACAAAAGGGTTATGGAGAAGTTAGCTGGAAAACACCAATCGAAATAAATTCTTTTGAAGTTCCTGTTAAAGAGAAGGTAGATTTGCTTCTGAATGTAAATGATATCGCTTTACAAAATGGCGCTAACTTTGTTAATTCGGTAATTTTTGCGGTAAATGAGCAGAAATATTTTGCTTCTACTGATGGCTCATATATTGATCAGGATGTTCACCGTATCTATCCAAACTTCAATGTAACGAAAATCGATAGAGCATCCGGACAGTTTAAAACCCGCAACTCTTTAAGTTCGCCAATGGGTAAAGGTTACGAATACATGCATGCTCGTCCGGAGGATAAAGTGAGCGGCATTGTTACCCGTTACAAAGGCCGTTATGATATGCTTGAAGATGTTAAAGAAGCGGCTCGTGTGGCTTCAGAAAAGATCAAGGCAAAATCGGTGGAGCCAGGTAAATATGATTTAGTTTTAGATCCATCTCACCTTTGGTTAACTATTCACGAGTCTGTTGGTCACCCAACAGAATTAGACCGTGTTTTAGGTTACGAAGCGAATTATGCTGGTACCAGCTTTTTAACTTTAGATAAGTGGGAATCGAAAAAATTTAAATTTGGAAGCGATAAAGTAAATATTGTTGCTGATAAAACTCAGGTTGGATCATTAGGTGCGGTTGGTTATGATGATGAAGGTGTAAAATGTAAAAAATGGGATTTGATTAAGGATGGTGTTTTAGTAAATTACCAAGCCATTCGAGATCAGGCGCACATTATCGGCTTAACCGAATCTCAGGGTTGCTGCTATTCTCAAGGTTGGGATGATGTTCAGTTTCAACGCATGGCGAATGTTTCTCTTCAACCAGGAAAAGAAAAATTAAGTGTTGATGATATGATTAAGAATGTAGAAAAAGGCATTTATATCATTGGTGATGGAAGCTTTTCTATCGATCAGCAACGTTACAATTTCCAGTTCGGTGGACAAATTTTCTACGAGATTAAAGAAGGAAAAATTGTTGGCATGCTTAACGATGTTTCATACCAAGCCAATACACAAGAATTTTGGAATTCTTGTAACGCAGTTTGCGATGAAAGTGATTACCGTTTAGGTGGTTCATTTAACGATGGAAAAGGTCAGCCTTCTCAAAGCAGTGCCGTTTCTCATGGTAGTTCTACTGCCAGATTCAATGGAGTTAATGTTATAAATACAGCAAGAAAAATATAA
- a CDS encoding TldD/PmbA family protein produces MAILSKEEAQAILKKVVGFSKADFCEVSLRGSDGGNIRYARNAVSTAGQISTMSLGVSSTYGKKTGSATINEFDDASLEKVVRRAEELAMLAPENPEFMPLLGPQTFPESKTFNANTAAMTPDTRAEMVGKSLGVSKAAGLDAAGFLENSTNFNSIMNSKGLFAYNKGTNVSFSVTVRNKQGTGSGYIEQDFNDLAKMDTLALSKIAASKANGSAGAKAIEPGKYTVILEPLAASDILGNMFRGFDARSADEGRSFMSKKGGGTRLGEQLFSENVNIYSDPMNAEIPSSTWSGDGLPVKRTQWVEKGVVKNLAYSRFWASKKGVEPLPFSRGVIIEGGTQSLAELIKSTEKGILVTRFWYIRSVDPQTLLLTGLTRDGTFYIENGEIKFPIKNFRFNESPVIMLNNVEALGKPVRTGSGLIPPMKIRDFTFTSLSDAI; encoded by the coding sequence ATGGCTATATTAAGTAAAGAAGAAGCCCAGGCGATATTAAAAAAAGTAGTCGGTTTTTCTAAAGCAGATTTCTGCGAAGTAAGTTTAAGAGGTTCTGATGGTGGAAACATCCGTTACGCCCGAAATGCGGTTTCTACTGCAGGACAAATTAGTACGATGAGTTTGGGTGTTAGCTCAACTTATGGAAAAAAAACAGGCTCAGCAACCATAAACGAATTTGATGACGCATCATTAGAAAAAGTAGTAAGAAGAGCTGAAGAATTGGCGATGCTTGCGCCGGAGAATCCTGAGTTTATGCCGCTTTTAGGTCCGCAAACCTTCCCAGAATCTAAAACTTTTAACGCAAATACTGCAGCCATGACGCCTGATACCAGAGCAGAAATGGTTGGTAAAAGCTTAGGCGTATCAAAAGCAGCTGGATTAGATGCTGCAGGGTTTTTAGAAAACTCGACAAACTTTAACTCGATAATGAACTCAAAAGGTTTATTTGCTTATAATAAAGGTACAAACGTATCTTTCTCGGTAACGGTTAGAAATAAACAAGGAACAGGTTCTGGTTATATTGAACAAGATTTTAATGATCTTGCTAAAATGGATACGCTTGCACTCAGTAAAATTGCGGCAAGTAAAGCCAATGGTTCTGCTGGTGCAAAAGCAATTGAACCAGGAAAATATACGGTTATATTAGAACCACTTGCTGCAAGTGATATTCTAGGAAACATGTTTAGAGGATTTGATGCCCGTAGTGCAGATGAAGGCCGAAGTTTCATGAGCAAAAAAGGTGGTGGAACGCGTTTAGGCGAACAATTATTCTCTGAAAACGTAAATATTTATTCAGACCCAATGAATGCTGAAATTCCATCTTCTACTTGGAGCGGTGATGGTTTGCCAGTTAAAAGAACACAATGGGTAGAGAAAGGTGTGGTTAAAAATCTTGCTTATTCTAGATTTTGGGCATCTAAAAAAGGTGTTGAACCACTTCCATTTAGCCGTGGTGTAATTATCGAAGGGGGAACTCAATCCCTTGCAGAACTAATTAAAAGTACTGAAAAAGGAATTCTAGTTACTCGTTTCTGGTATATCCGTTCAGTGGATCCTCAAACTTTATTATTAACCGGTTTAACCCGTGATGGTACTTTTTACATTGAGAATGGCGAAATAAAATTCCCGATTAAGAACTTTAGGTTTAACGAAAGTCCGGTAATTATGCTAAACAATGTTGAAGCGTTAGGTAAACCTGTAAGAACAGGAAGCGGATTAATTCCGCCGATGAAGATTCGTGATTTTACTTTTACATCGTTGTCAGATGCCATTTAA
- a CDS encoding TldD/PmbA family protein, which yields MELEIAIFFTIQTLKKLRRRDFLYMTGVGLGATMMPNMPAFGKIISVEESLTPVDVALKKKMADIALNAAKSKGATYADVRIGRYLNQVVATRETRVENISNAESYGLGVRVIANGSWGFAATNNMDDASIAKAAEAAVAIAKGNSKLMEEPVQLAPQKGFGEVSWKTPIEINAFEVPIKDKVDLLLKVNSEAMKGGAKFISSNLFMINEQKYFASTDGSYIDQDIHRIWPNFTLTKTDSASGKFETRSALSAPMGMGFEYLSPKDDEKIKGGPVTMYKKRYDILEDVREAAVHVDEKLKAKPIAPGKYDLVLDPSHLFLTIHESVGHPTELDRVLGYEANYAGTSFLTLDKWESKKFNFGSKEVNILADKTEAGSLGAVGYDDEGVKCGNWDIIKDGILVNYQTIRDQAHILGLKASQGCCYADSWDSIQFQRMPNVSLAPGNAALSAADMVKNVEKGIYMFGRNSYSIDQQRYNFQFSAQLAYEIKEGKIVGMLKDAAYQANTQEFWNSCVQRCDKNDYRLGGTFSDGKGQPGQVSAVSHGSATSRFNGVNVINTGRKLG from the coding sequence ATGGAATTGGAGATAGCCATTTTTTTTACCATTCAAACTTTAAAAAAATTGAGAAGAAGAGATTTTCTATACATGACCGGCGTGGGCCTTGGTGCAACCATGATGCCTAATATGCCTGCCTTTGGCAAAATAATTTCTGTTGAAGAATCTTTAACGCCAGTTGATGTTGCTTTAAAGAAAAAAATGGCTGACATAGCCCTTAATGCAGCCAAAAGTAAAGGCGCTACCTACGCTGATGTGCGTATTGGAAGGTATCTAAATCAAGTAGTTGCAACCAGAGAAACCAGGGTAGAAAACATTTCCAATGCAGAATCATACGGCCTGGGCGTTCGTGTTATTGCCAATGGAAGTTGGGGTTTTGCCGCTACAAATAATATGGATGATGCAAGTATTGCCAAAGCCGCCGAAGCTGCAGTCGCCATTGCAAAAGGAAATTCTAAGTTAATGGAAGAACCAGTTCAGTTGGCTCCACAAAAAGGATTTGGAGAAGTAAGCTGGAAAACGCCTATTGAAATTAATGCTTTTGAAGTTCCGATAAAAGATAAAGTAGACCTGCTTTTAAAAGTAAATAGTGAAGCTATGAAAGGTGGTGCAAAGTTTATTAGCTCAAATTTATTTATGATTAATGAGCAGAAATATTTTGCTTCAACAGATGGTTCTTACATTGATCAGGATATCCATAGAATCTGGCCGAACTTTACCTTAACTAAAACCGATTCGGCAAGTGGTAAGTTCGAAACAAGAAGTGCTTTAAGTGCGCCAATGGGAATGGGATTTGAATATTTAAGTCCGAAAGATGATGAGAAAATTAAAGGCGGACCAGTAACTATGTACAAAAAGCGTTACGATATTCTGGAAGATGTTCGAGAAGCAGCGGTACATGTCGATGAAAAGTTGAAGGCTAAACCAATTGCACCAGGCAAGTATGATTTGGTTTTAGATCCCTCTCACCTATTTTTAACCATTCATGAATCTGTCGGTCACCCGACAGAATTAGACCGGGTTTTAGGTTATGAAGCAAACTACGCTGGAACAAGTTTTTTAACGCTAGACAAATGGGAATCGAAGAAATTCAATTTTGGAAGTAAGGAAGTTAATATCCTTGCTGATAAAACGGAAGCAGGCTCTTTGGGTGCTGTTGGCTATGACGATGAAGGCGTAAAATGTGGTAATTGGGATATTATTAAAGATGGTATTTTAGTTAACTATCAAACCATTCGTGATCAGGCTCATATATTAGGCTTAAAAGCGTCGCAAGGTTGTTGTTATGCAGATAGTTGGGATAGTATTCAATTTCAAAGAATGCCAAATGTTTCACTGGCGCCAGGAAATGCGGCGTTAAGTGCAGCAGATATGGTTAAAAACGTTGAGAAAGGTATTTATATGTTTGGTAGAAATTCTTATTCTATCGATCAACAACGCTATAACTTTCAATTCAGTGCACAATTGGCATATGAAATAAAAGAAGGTAAAATTGTTGGCATGTTGAAAGATGCCGCTTACCAGGCAAATACACAAGAGTTTTGGAATTCTTGCGTTCAGCGTTGCGATAAAAATGATTACCGTCTAGGTGGCACTTTTTCAGATGGAAAAGGTCAGCCCGGACAAGTAAGTGCTGTTTCTCATGGCAGTGCTACTTCACGTTTTAATGGTGTTAATGTGATTAACACAGGAAGAAAATTAGGATAA
- a CDS encoding sensor histidine kinase: MLKNRNSFFLLCVILFSCNYFSKNEKYPDVKNHVNDPVKYIDHSNPFLIQEQETVAKKNTLVKIAKPQLAKRKNLNGLNTLQQNYKLNLLKKENQLHNLYLIIASIFVSMSILILYQLLQDRKISKKNNAYLTLLNEQIIDQNLRLQKTLNALEQSEKENRRVMKIVAHDLRTPIGAIESVAGLMLDEKRLNSEDEHLINLIKQSASDSLKFVNELLQIDYLSDKLEKESSDLNALLDYCVNLLQYKALEKRQIIILKSVPLIFKFNKEKVWRVISNLVTNAIKFSPNNSTIEVEMKVEANNAIISIKDYGIGIPEEMKEKMFNINKETMRQGTEGEKTYGMGLVISKQIIEAHGGKIWFDSLESKGTTFFAQFPIT, translated from the coding sequence ATGCTAAAAAATAGAAATTCATTCTTTCTATTATGTGTAATTTTATTTTCATGTAATTATTTCAGTAAGAATGAAAAATATCCTGATGTTAAAAATCATGTAAATGATCCTGTAAAATACATTGATCATTCAAATCCTTTCCTTATTCAAGAACAAGAAACAGTTGCAAAAAAGAATACTCTTGTTAAGATTGCAAAACCTCAATTAGCGAAACGAAAAAATTTAAATGGCTTAAATACTTTACAACAAAACTATAAGCTTAACCTATTAAAAAAGGAAAATCAACTTCATAATTTATATTTAATCATTGCATCTATTTTCGTTTCAATGTCGATACTGATTCTTTATCAACTATTGCAGGATCGTAAAATATCTAAAAAAAACAACGCTTACTTAACTTTGCTAAATGAGCAAATAATTGATCAAAATTTACGCTTGCAAAAAACTTTAAACGCTTTAGAACAAAGCGAAAAAGAAAATAGACGAGTGATGAAAATTGTTGCTCATGATTTAAGAACACCCATTGGCGCTATTGAAAGTGTTGCAGGACTTATGCTCGATGAAAAAAGATTAAATAGTGAAGATGAACACCTCATAAATTTAATAAAACAATCTGCTTCGGATTCACTCAAATTTGTTAATGAGTTACTTCAAATAGATTATTTATCAGATAAGTTAGAAAAAGAATCGTCTGATTTGAATGCGCTATTGGATTATTGTGTAAACTTATTACAATATAAAGCGCTTGAGAAACGCCAAATTATCATTTTAAAAAGTGTTCCGTTAATCTTCAAGTTCAACAAAGAAAAAGTTTGGAGAGTGATTAGCAATCTAGTTACCAATGCAATTAAATTCAGTCCAAATAATTCAACAATCGAAGTGGAGATGAAAGTTGAAGCAAACAATGCAATTATATCCATTAAGGATTATGGTATCGGAATTCCGGAAGAGATGAAGGAAAAGATGTTCAACATTAACAAAGAAACCATGCGGCAAGGTACCGAGGGAGAAAAAACATACGGAATGGGCTTGGTAATTTCTAAACAAATTATAGAAGCTCACGGTGGAAAAATATGGTTTGATAGCCTCGAAAGTAAGGGAACAACCTTTTTTGCTCAATTCCCCATCACTTAA
- a CDS encoding SMP-30/gluconolactonase/LRE family protein yields the protein MMKYVLFSILSFLFFNSIAQSKNPIFDQDSLKLISSQFKFTEGASVDKQGNVFFTDQPNDKIWKYDINGKLSLYMDKSGRANGTYFDQKGNLIVCADENNQIWSIDKNKKPTVLFTDYEGKKVNGPNDIWLDAKGGIYFTDPYYQRDYWTRKSPEILKENVFYLPKGKRKARIVAADIVKPNGIVGTPDGKFLYVADRKADVTYRYDIKDDASLINRTLVFNQGSDGMTLDNKGNIYITGKGVDVYKPSGEKIAHLNVPEDWCGNICFGGKNRNILFITASKSLYMLPTNAKGVE from the coding sequence ATGATGAAGTATGTATTATTCTCAATTCTATCTTTTCTTTTTTTTAACTCGATTGCACAATCTAAAAATCCAATATTTGATCAGGATAGTTTAAAACTAATTTCTTCACAATTCAAGTTTACAGAGGGTGCTTCAGTTGATAAACAAGGGAATGTCTTTTTTACAGATCAACCAAACGATAAGATTTGGAAATATGATATTAATGGGAAATTAAGCCTGTATATGGATAAATCGGGTAGGGCAAACGGTACTTATTTTGATCAAAAAGGCAACTTAATTGTTTGTGCTGATGAAAATAATCAAATATGGTCTATCGATAAAAATAAGAAACCGACGGTTTTATTTACTGATTATGAAGGTAAAAAAGTGAATGGTCCGAATGATATCTGGCTGGATGCTAAAGGGGGAATCTATTTCACAGACCCTTACTATCAACGGGATTATTGGACTCGAAAATCACCAGAAATTTTAAAAGAGAATGTTTTTTATCTTCCCAAGGGAAAAAGAAAAGCTAGAATTGTTGCTGCAGATATTGTTAAACCAAATGGGATTGTAGGTACACCAGATGGAAAATTTTTATATGTTGCAGATCGGAAAGCGGATGTGACTTATCGATATGATATAAAGGATGATGCTTCATTAATAAACCGCACATTAGTTTTTAATCAAGGCTCGGATGGAATGACTTTGGATAATAAAGGCAATATTTATATTACCGGAAAAGGTGTAGACGTTTATAAACCATCGGGTGAAAAAATAGCGCACTTGAATGTCCCTGAAGATTGGTGTGGGAATATTTGTTTTGGTGGAAAGAATAGAAATATATTATTTATAACTGCTTCTAAATCACTTTATATGTTACCTACCAATGCGAAAGGTGTAGAATAG
- a CDS encoding ABC transporter ATP-binding protein: MFRYIIHNRVPAIMNYNLNQLTAQQEKQSTFKALKRLLKLIDAERKNLWLALIAILVNSGLLLLGPLLIGHTIDTYIRTKQFHGVLIFSGILLVIYLVAMVTGYTQTKLMGGVGQRMLYTLRNAIFNKLQELPVSFFNQNKAGDLISRVNNDTDKLNQFFSQSLMQFIGSIVTMLGAGIFLLSININLGAAALSPAIIIVLFTAILSPWVKKKNAKNLKSVGGMSAEIQESLNNFKVIIAFNRRDYFRKRFDEANKENYKTAIGAGLANNIFVPVYGLLSSVAQLIVLLFGIHLIIIGNFTLGLLVSYISYATNFYNPLRQLAALWTSFQVAMASWDRISQILLLDTNLSQIETTDDKSSDALIEFKNVHFSYGDSKEILHNINLKFEKGKTYALIGPTGGGKTTTASLISRLYDATKGTILLHGKDIRSFSAEERTQKIGFILQEPFLFSGTVKENILYGNSKYRDVSDVELEKIIEEANLNALLAIFDEGLNTQISSGAESLSLGQKQLIAFMRAVLRNPELLILDEATANIDTITEQLLSSILKKLPKETTLVIIAHRLNTIESADEIYFVNEGEMQKAGTLNDALDMLLKGKRVS; encoded by the coding sequence ATGTTCAGATATATAATTCACAACAGAGTACCAGCAATTATGAACTACAATCTTAACCAGCTAACAGCACAGCAGGAAAAGCAATCTACTTTTAAAGCGCTTAAAAGATTGTTAAAATTAATAGATGCGGAGCGAAAAAATCTTTGGCTGGCACTCATAGCCATTTTAGTAAATTCTGGTTTGTTATTGCTTGGTCCTCTTTTAATTGGGCACACGATTGACACCTATATCCGCACAAAACAATTTCATGGGGTTCTAATTTTTAGTGGAATTCTCTTAGTTATTTATTTAGTGGCGATGGTTACAGGCTACACGCAAACTAAATTAATGGGCGGCGTTGGTCAAAGGATGTTGTATACTTTGCGCAACGCGATTTTCAACAAGTTACAAGAATTACCCGTTTCATTTTTTAATCAGAATAAAGCCGGAGATTTAATTTCAAGAGTAAATAATGATACCGATAAATTAAATCAGTTTTTTTCGCAGTCTTTAATGCAATTTATTGGCAGCATCGTAACCATGTTAGGTGCTGGTATATTCTTGCTTTCTATTAATATAAATTTGGGTGCTGCAGCCTTATCTCCAGCAATAATCATTGTTCTTTTCACGGCTATTTTATCCCCATGGGTGAAGAAAAAGAATGCTAAAAACTTAAAAAGTGTTGGCGGAATGAGTGCCGAAATACAAGAAAGCTTAAATAATTTTAAGGTAATTATTGCTTTTAACAGGAGAGATTATTTTAGAAAACGCTTTGACGAGGCCAATAAAGAAAATTACAAAACAGCTATAGGCGCAGGATTAGCCAACAATATCTTCGTGCCAGTATATGGGTTGCTATCTAGCGTTGCACAATTGATCGTGCTGTTATTTGGCATCCATTTAATTATTATTGGCAATTTTACATTGGGTTTATTAGTAAGTTATATTTCATACGCAACAAATTTTTACAATCCATTAAGACAATTGGCAGCACTTTGGACAAGTTTCCAAGTTGCTATGGCCAGCTGGGATAGGATCTCTCAAATACTACTTCTAGATACCAATTTAAGTCAAATTGAAACTACGGATGATAAATCTTCTGATGCATTAATAGAGTTTAAAAACGTTCATTTCTCTTATGGCGATTCGAAAGAAATTTTGCATAACATAAACTTGAAATTTGAAAAGGGAAAAACCTATGCTTTGATTGGTCCGACGGGTGGGGGCAAAACAACTACAGCTTCTTTAATTTCAAGATTATATGATGCCACAAAAGGGACCATTTTGTTGCATGGGAAAGATATCCGGTCTTTTAGTGCAGAAGAACGGACACAGAAAATAGGCTTTATTTTACAAGAACCATTTTTATTTTCGGGCACCGTAAAAGAAAATATACTATATGGCAATAGTAAATATAGAGATGTAAGTGACGTAGAACTCGAAAAAATAATTGAAGAAGCAAACTTAAATGCACTTTTAGCCATATTTGATGAAGGCTTAAATACTCAAATATCTTCTGGAGCAGAAAGCTTAAGTTTAGGTCAGAAACAACTGATTGCTTTTATGAGAGCCGTTTTGCGTAATCCAGAATTGTTAATTTTGGATGAAGCAACCGCAAATATCGATACGATAACGGAACAATTGTTAAGTAGTATTCTGAAAAAATTACCAAAAGAAACCACTTTGGTTATTATTGCGCATCGACTCAATACCATAGAAAGTGCGGATGAAATTTATTTTGTTAATGAAGGCGAAATGCAAAAAGCTGGTACATTAAATGATGCGTTGGATATGTTACTTAAAGGAAAAAGGGTGAGTTAA
- a CDS encoding ABC transporter ATP-binding protein: protein MEKPKGAKKPSIFSLLAAYKGLVFLLILFALLSNGINLLLPKIIAHGIDAYTNKTFQYEPILIQFGLAIILVFIFTYLQSIVQTYASEKVARDLRAKLSNQISRQSHAYIIQANPSKLLTNLTSDADSIKMFVSQAIVSIASSLFLIVGASILLLMINWKLALCVIAIVPIIGGAFFYVLSKVRVLFKKSREVIDWLNKVISESILGSALIRVINSQQLEYNKFLDANAKARDLGLSILRLFASLIPIIVFVANFSGLCILVLGGHFVINNSMTLGEFTAFNSYLSLIIFPILIIGFMSNVIAQATASYQRIETVLNEPEVKHPGTLNEKLIGDVKVNNISLKLEQKPILKNISFTAKAGSKTAIIGPTAAGKTQLLYILTGLIASDTGDIFFDGKKITDYEQESFHKQVGFVFQDSIIFNMSIRENIAFSDTVTDESLSKAIETAELKVFVDALPEKLNTIVSERGSSLSGGQKQRIMLARALAVNPKILLLDDFTARVDANTEKRILENIQRNYPSLTLLSVTQKIASVENYDKVILLMQGEVIAEGTHQELLKSSPEYVQIYNSQQSTSNYELQS, encoded by the coding sequence ATGGAAAAACCTAAGGGGGCCAAAAAACCAAGTATTTTTAGCCTACTCGCAGCATATAAAGGGTTAGTTTTCTTATTAATTCTTTTTGCCCTTTTAAGTAATGGTATCAATTTACTTTTGCCAAAAATAATTGCTCACGGAATTGATGCTTACACAAATAAAACATTTCAATACGAACCCATTTTAATACAATTTGGCTTAGCTATTATTCTTGTTTTTATCTTTACTTATTTACAGAGCATTGTGCAAACTTATGCATCAGAAAAAGTCGCTAGAGATTTAAGGGCTAAACTTTCCAACCAAATTTCGAGACAAAGTCATGCTTACATTATACAGGCAAATCCTTCAAAATTGCTTACCAATTTAACTTCTGATGCAGACTCGATAAAAATGTTCGTTTCGCAGGCTATTGTTTCCATCGCTTCATCTTTATTTTTAATTGTTGGAGCAAGCATTTTGCTTTTGATGATTAACTGGAAACTTGCCCTTTGTGTAATAGCAATTGTGCCAATTATTGGTGGAGCTTTTTTTTATGTATTAAGCAAAGTAAGGGTTCTTTTCAAAAAAAGCAGAGAAGTTATTGACTGGTTAAATAAAGTAATTAGCGAAAGTATTTTAGGTTCTGCCTTAATTCGGGTAATTAATTCGCAACAACTTGAGTACAATAAATTTTTGGATGCGAATGCTAAAGCCAGGGATTTGGGTCTATCCATTTTACGCCTTTTTGCAAGTTTAATTCCGATTATAGTGTTCGTCGCTAACTTTTCTGGCTTGTGTATTTTGGTTTTAGGTGGGCATTTCGTGATTAATAATAGCATGACTTTAGGTGAGTTTACCGCATTTAACAGTTATTTATCGCTAATCATTTTCCCTATTTTGATCATTGGTTTCATGAGTAATGTCATTGCTCAAGCAACGGCATCTTACCAGAGAATAGAAACGGTTTTAAATGAACCAGAAGTTAAACATCCTGGAACCCTTAATGAAAAATTGATCGGCGATGTTAAAGTAAATAATATCTCTTTGAAGCTGGAACAGAAACCAATTCTAAAAAATATTTCTTTTACGGCTAAAGCAGGATCTAAAACAGCAATTATTGGTCCTACAGCGGCTGGGAAAACGCAGTTGCTTTATATTTTAACTGGATTAATCGCTTCTGATACTGGTGACATTTTTTTCGACGGAAAGAAAATCACCGACTACGAGCAAGAAAGTTTTCATAAACAAGTAGGGTTTGTGTTTCAGGATAGCATTATTTTTAACATGAGTATTCGGGAAAATATTGCTTTTAGCGACACTGTAACTGATGAATCTTTGTCGAAAGCAATTGAAACAGCCGAATTGAAAGTTTTTGTAGATGCCCTGCCAGAAAAGTTGAATACCATTGTTTCTGAACGTGGAAGCAGTTTATCTGGCGGCCAAAAACAGCGGATCATGTTAGCAAGGGCACTGGCTGTTAATCCAAAAATTCTTCTATTGGATGATTTTACGGCTCGGGTAGACGCCAATACTGAAAAGCGAATTCTGGAGAATATTCAACGTAATTACCCGAGTTTAACACTTTTATCCGTTACTCAAAAAATAGCTTCAGTAGAAAATTACGATAAAGTTATTTTGCTAATGCAAGGCGAAGTCATCGCCGAAGGAACACATCAGGAGCTACTAAAAAGTAGTCCGGAATATGTTCAGATATATAATTCACAACAGAGTACCAGCAATTATGAACTACAATCTTAA